The following are encoded in a window of Impatiens glandulifera chromosome 5, dImpGla2.1, whole genome shotgun sequence genomic DNA:
- the LOC124938529 gene encoding auxin-binding protein T85-like, which yields MMNLFKSLLLHIIFFLSSSSSSSINNTGSTAIQFRNISEIPQNSHGIAGYSHITLAGSFAHGMKEVEVWLETFAPGSHTPIHRHSCEEVFIILKGTATLFLASNSHPSHFPGNPHQIPVFQNSTFIVPVNHPHQLWNTHEHEDLQFLAIISRPPVKVFIYDDWFMPHTEAKLKFPIFWDEGFVQPNTSKDHHDHNDDL from the exons atgatgaaCCTTTTCAAGTCTCTTCTTCTGcatatcatcttcttcttaagttcctcctcttcctcctccattAATAACACCG GATCAACAGCAATACAATTTAGGAACATCAGTGAGATTCCTCAGAATAGCCATGGAATAGCTGGTTATTCCCATATTACTCTTGCTGGTTCATTTGCCCATGGAATGAAAGAG GTTGAGGTGTGGCTTGAAACGTTTGCCCCAGGGTCCCATACTCCGATCCACAGGCACTCATGCGAAGAAGTATTCATAATCTTAAAAGGGACAGCAACTTTGTTTCTTGCTTCCAATTCACACCCCTCTCACTTTCCTGGAAACCCTCATCAGATTCCAGTCTTCCAAAATTCCACCTTTATTGTACCCGTTAATCATCCTCACCAG TTATGGAATACACATGAACATGAAGATCTACAGTTTCTGGCAATTATATCCAGGCCTCCTGTCAAAGT GTTCATCTATGATGACTGGTTCATGCCTCACACGGAAGCTAAACTCAAGTTTCCCATCTTTTGGGATGAAGGTTTTGTCCAACCAAACACCTCTAAGGATCATCATGATCATAATGATGACCTCTAA